The following coding sequences lie in one Musa acuminata AAA Group cultivar baxijiao chromosome BXJ1-8, Cavendish_Baxijiao_AAA, whole genome shotgun sequence genomic window:
- the LOC103994091 gene encoding uncharacterized protein LOC103994091 isoform X1, protein MYSRRSKSSGAEKSLSHEEQQAKINEVRRALGPLADKLPNLCWDGSILRYLRARNWDADKATKMLKETLKWRLEYKPESIRWEDVAHEAETGKIYRANYLDKYGRTVLILRPGFQNTSSTKGQIRYLVYCMENAILNLAADQEQMVWLIDFQGWTMASITIKVTRETAHVLQDYYPERLALAILHNPPRIFESFWKVVKPFLDQKTYKKVKFVYSDDTDSQKIMTDIFDINSLESAFGGHNQVGFDFNKYGEQMKEDDKKMSAIINSAGSVLSQDPSLASILQQPEPSTSEALSQGSSDSSSSSDPESTKSVHTKN, encoded by the exons ATGTACTCGAGAAGGTCCAAATCTAGCGGTGCCGAGAAATCCTTGTCACATGAAGAGCAGCAAGCAAAG ATAAACGAAGTCCGTCGCGCGTTGGGTCCATTGGCAGATAAGCTGCCAAACTTGTGTTGGGATGGTTCGATACTGAGGTATCTCCGTGCGAGAAATTGGGATGCTGACAAGGCAACTAAAATGCTCAAGGAGACACTCAAGTGGAGATTGGAATATAAACCCGAATCCATTCGTTGG GAAGATGTTGCCCATGAAGCTGAGACCGGAAAAATCTACAGAGCTAACTACCTTGACAAGTATGGAAGAACTGTTCTCATTCTGAGACCTGGATTTCAG AATACAAGCTCAACCAAGGGGCAGATCAGATACCTGGTATACTGCATGGAGAATGCAATTCTAAACTTGGCAGCAGATCAAGAACAGATGGTTTGGCTTATAGATTTTCAGGGTTGGACCATGGCAAGTATAACGATCAAGGTGACCCGTGAAACAGCTCACGTTTTGCAGGATTATTACCCTGAAAGACTGGCTCTAGCAATCCTCCATAACCCCCCGAGGATCTTTGAGTCCTTCTGGAAG GTGGTGAAGCCTTTTCTGGACCAGAAGACATACAAGAAGGTAAAATTTGTTTACTCTGATGACACCGACAGCCAGAAGATTATGACAGACATTTTTGACATAAATAGTCTGGAATCTGCATTTGGGGGACATAATCAAGTTGGATTTGATTTCAACAAGTATGGTGAACAAATGAAAGAGGATGATAAGAAAATGTCTGCTATCATAAACTCAGCTGGTTCCGTACTCTCCCAAGATCCATCCCTTGCATCTATTCTCCAGCAACCAGAGCCATCTACATCTGAAGCTCTATCACAAGGCTCATCAGATTCATCTTCCTCGAGTGATCCAGAATCCACAAAGTCAGTTCATAccaaaaactaa
- the LOC103994091 gene encoding uncharacterized protein LOC103994091 isoform X2, whose translation MYSRRSKSSGAEKSLSHEEQQAKEDVAHEAETGKIYRANYLDKYGRTVLILRPGFQNTSSTKGQIRYLVYCMENAILNLAADQEQMVWLIDFQGWTMASITIKVTRETAHVLQDYYPERLALAILHNPPRIFESFWKVVKPFLDQKTYKKVKFVYSDDTDSQKIMTDIFDINSLESAFGGHNQVGFDFNKYGEQMKEDDKKMSAIINSAGSVLSQDPSLASILQQPEPSTSEALSQGSSDSSSSSDPESTKSVHTKN comes from the exons ATGTACTCGAGAAGGTCCAAATCTAGCGGTGCCGAGAAATCCTTGTCACATGAAGAGCAGCAAGCAAAG GAAGATGTTGCCCATGAAGCTGAGACCGGAAAAATCTACAGAGCTAACTACCTTGACAAGTATGGAAGAACTGTTCTCATTCTGAGACCTGGATTTCAG AATACAAGCTCAACCAAGGGGCAGATCAGATACCTGGTATACTGCATGGAGAATGCAATTCTAAACTTGGCAGCAGATCAAGAACAGATGGTTTGGCTTATAGATTTTCAGGGTTGGACCATGGCAAGTATAACGATCAAGGTGACCCGTGAAACAGCTCACGTTTTGCAGGATTATTACCCTGAAAGACTGGCTCTAGCAATCCTCCATAACCCCCCGAGGATCTTTGAGTCCTTCTGGAAG GTGGTGAAGCCTTTTCTGGACCAGAAGACATACAAGAAGGTAAAATTTGTTTACTCTGATGACACCGACAGCCAGAAGATTATGACAGACATTTTTGACATAAATAGTCTGGAATCTGCATTTGGGGGACATAATCAAGTTGGATTTGATTTCAACAAGTATGGTGAACAAATGAAAGAGGATGATAAGAAAATGTCTGCTATCATAAACTCAGCTGGTTCCGTACTCTCCCAAGATCCATCCCTTGCATCTATTCTCCAGCAACCAGAGCCATCTACATCTGAAGCTCTATCACAAGGCTCATCAGATTCATCTTCCTCGAGTGATCCAGAATCCACAAAGTCAGTTCATAccaaaaactaa